A genomic segment from Spinacia oleracea cultivar Varoflay chromosome 3, BTI_SOV_V1, whole genome shotgun sequence encodes:
- the LOC110788895 gene encoding protein NRT1/ PTR FAMILY 5.2, with protein MAVAAAAEAVAAMGVEGGVVDDYTKDGTVDLKGNPVRRSKRGGWKACYFVVAYEVFERMAYYGISSNLVLYMTRKLHQGTVESANNVTNWVGTIWMTPILGAYVADAHLGRYWTFLISCAIYLSGMSVLTLAVSLPGLKPPSCNAAQVGDCKKASPLQLSVFYGALYTLAVGTGGTKPNISTIGADQFDDFEPKEKAQKISFFNWWMFSIFFGTLFANTILVYIQDNVGWALGYGLPTIGLAISISIFLTGTPFYRHKLPTGSPVTRMAKVIVAAIRNRKAPFSKKLYELDSDEYTKHGKFRIELTPSLRFLNKAAMITDSQDPWKLCTVTQVEETKQMLRMIPILIATFVPSTMVAQVHTLFIKQGTTLDRSIGKFHIPPASLTGFMTISMLVFIVFYDKILVKVMRKMTKNPRGISLLQRMGFGLTIHIIIMTISSLIERKRLSIAKEHGLVESGAQLPLTIFILLPQFMLMGVADGILEVAKLEFFYDQAPEGMKSLGTAYSTTTLGIGNYISSFLLSTVSRLTAQNGHHGWILNNLNASHLDYYYALFVILNVVNFFFFLLIARSYVYKAEISNSMEVLRDECIYSSPKTTNRAI; from the exons ATGGCCGTGGCGGCGGCGGCGGAGGCGGTGGCGGCTATGGGAGTGGAAGGAGGGGTTGTTGATGATTACACAAAAGATGGAACAGTTGATCTCAAAGGAAACCCTGTTCGTAGATCCAAACGTGGTGGTTGGAAAGCTTGCTACTTTGTTGTTG CATACGAGGTGTTTGAAAGAATGGCATACTATGGCATATCATCAAATTTGGTTTTGTATATGACAAGAAAACTTCACCAAGGAACTGTGGAATCAGCCAACAATGTTACCAATTGGGTTGGAACTATTTGGATGACTCCTATTTTAGGCGCTTATGTCGCGGATGCCCACCTTGGACGTTATTGGACTTTTCTCATTTCTTGCGCCATCTATCTCTCG ggAATGTCAGTATTAACCCTTGCTGTTTCACTACCTGGACTGAAACCACCCTCTTGCAATGCAGCCCAAGTTGGAGATTGTAAAAAGGCCTCACCATTACAACTATCTGTGTTCTATGGTGCTCTTTATACTCTCGCAGTTGGGACGGGTGGGACCAAGCCAAACATCTCAACCATCGGGGCGGACCAATTCGACGATTTTGAGCCCAAAGAGAAGGCCCAAAAAATATCTTTCTTCAACTGGTGGATGTTTAGCATTTTCTTTGGGACCCTGTTTGCTAACACAATCCTAGTCTACATCCAAGATAATGTGGGTTGGGCTTTAGGATATGGGCTTCCTACAATTGGGCTTGCAATATCAATCTCAATATTTTTAACTGGAACTCCATTTTATAGGCATAAATTGCCTACTGGGAGTCCTGTCACAAGGATGGCAAAGGTTATTGTTGCTGCCATTAGGAACCGAAAAGCGCCTTTTTCTAAGAAGTTGTATGAACTTGACTCAGATGAATATACCAAGCATGGGAAGTTCAGAATAGAGTTAACTCCCTCTTTAAG GTTCCTTAACAAAGCTGCAATGATCACTGATTCACAAGACCCTTGGAAGCTATGCACAGTTACACAAGTTGAGGAGACAAAACAGATGTTAAGAATGATTCCAATCTTGATCGCTACATTCGTCCCAAGTACCATGGTAGCTCAAGTACACACCCTTTTCATCAAGCAAGGAACCACCCTGGATAGGAGCATAGGCAAGTTCCACATCCCTCCTGCAAGCCTAACCGGGTTTATGACAATTTCAATGCTCGTTTTCATTGTTTTCTACGACAAAATCTTGGTGAAAGTGATGAGAAAAATGACCAAGAATCCAAGAGGTATCTCATTGCTTCAAAGAATGGGGTTTGGCCTAACCATCCACATAATAATCATGACCATTTCATCTTTAATAGAGAGGAAGAGGTTAAGTATTGCAAAGGAACATGGGTTGGTCGAGAGTGGTGCACAACTTCCTTTAACAATCTTCATCCTTCTCCCTCAGTTTATGCTAATGGGGGTTGCAGATGGAATATTAGAGGTGGCAAAGTTGGAGTTCTTCTATGATCAAGCTCCTGAAGGAATGAAGAGTCTTGGAACTGCTTACTCAACCACAACTCTTGGAATAGGGAATTATATAAGTAGCTTCCTCTTATCAACAGTTTCACGCCTCACTGCACAAAATGGACACCATGGTTGGATTTTGAACAACCTTAATGCCTCTCATCTTGATTACTACTATGCATTGTTTGTCATCCTTAATGTGGTaaatttcttctttttcttgctCATAGCTCGGTCCTATGTTTACAAGGCCGAAATTTCTAATTCCATGGAAGTACTTAGGGATGAATGCATCTATAGTAGTCCTAAGACTACAAATCGAGCTATTTAG
- the LOC110788876 gene encoding protein NRT1/ PTR FAMILY 5.2, with the protein MDMEKAGIVDDYTKDGTVDLKGNRVRGGWKACYFLVVYEVFERMAYYGISSNLVLYMTRKLHQGTVESSNNVTNWVGTIWMTPIIGAWIADAYLGRYRTFLISCAIYLSGMSVLTLAVSVPGLKPPPCNEAQMGDCKKASPLQLAVFYGALYTLAVGTGGTKPNISTIGADQFDDFEPKEKAHKLSFFNWWEFSIFFGTLFANKILVYIQDNVGWALGYGLPTIGLAISISIFLAGTPFYRNRLPTGSPFTKMAKVFVAAFRNRKVSLPSDPKQLYELDSDEYASHGMFGVEATSSLRFFGKAAVVTGGTKDPWKLCTVTQVEETKQLLKMVPILVTTFIPSTMLAQVQTLFVKQGTTLDRTIGTTTFNIPPACLTGFTTFSMLISVVLYDKIFVKSMRKLTKNPRGITLLQRMGLGLILHTIIMILSSLVERKRLNFARGHGVVESGAQVPLTIFILLPQFVPMGVADAVLEVAKLEFFYDQAPEGMKSLGTSYSTTSIGIGNYISSFLLSTVARLTAEHGHKGWILNNLNASHLDYYYGFFVILNVVNFFFFLIVARSYVYKAEISNSMEVLRDELHQ; encoded by the exons ATGGATATGGAAAAAGCAGGgattgttgatgattacacaAAGGATGGAACAGTTGATCTCAAAGGAAACCGTGTTCGTGGTGGTTGGAAAGCTTGCTACTTTCTTGTTG TGTATGAGGTGTTTGAAAGAATGGCATACTATGGTATATCATCAAATTTGGTGTTGTATATGACAAGGAAACTTCATCAAGGAACTGTAGAGTCATCCAATAATGTCACCAACTGGGTCGGCACTATTTGGATGACACCTATCATCGGCGCTTGGATCGCCGATGCCTACCTTGGACGATACCGGACTTTTCTCATTTCTTGTGCCATTTATCTATCG GGAATGTCAGTACTAACACTAGCAGTTTCAGTTCCTGGGCTCAAACCACCCCCTTGCAATGAAGCCCAAATGGGAGATtgtaaaaaggcctcacctttacaACTAGCAGTGTTTTATGGTGCACTCTACACCCTAGCAGTTGGCACAGGTGGGACCAAGCCCAATATCTCAACTATTGGGGCAGACcaatttgatgattttgagcccAAAGAGAAGGCCCATAAACTCTCTTTCTTCAATTGGTGGGAGTTTAGTATTTTCTTTGGGACTTTATTTGCCAACAAAATCCTAGTCTACATCCAAGATAATGTGGGCTGGGCTTTGGGATATGGGCTTCCTACTATTGGGCTTGCTATATCAATCTCAATCTTTTTAGCTGGAACTCCATTTTATAGGAATAGATTGCCTACTGGAAGTCCCTTCACAAAGATGGCAAAGGTTTTTGTGGCTGCCTTTAGGAACCGTAAAGTGTCGCTCCCTAGTGACCCTAAGCAACTGTATGAACTCGATTCGGATGAATATGCTAGCCATGGAATGTTCGGAGTGGAGGCGACTTCTTCCTTGAG GTTCTTTGGCAAAGCCGCGGTGGTCACAGGCGGCACAAAGGACCCATGGAAGCTATGCACGGTTACACAAGTGGAAGAGACAAAGCAACTCCTAAAAATGGTTCCAATCTTGGTCACTACATTCATCCCAAGTACCATGTTAGCTCAAGTACAAACCCTTTTCGTCAAGCAAGGAACCACCTTGGATAGGACCATAGGCACAACAACATTCAACATCCCCCCTGCATGCCTAACCGGGTTTACAACATTCTCAATGCTCATTTCCGTCGTTTTATACGATAAAATCTTCGTAAAATCCATGAGAAAACTCACAAAAAACCCAAGAGGAATAACATTACTTCAAAGAATGGGACTAGGCCTAATCCTTCACACAATCATCATGATACTTTCATCTCTAGTAGAAAGGAAACGACTTAATTTTGCAAGAGGACATGGTGTGGTTGAAAGTGGTGCACAAGTACCATTAACAATCTTCATTTTACTCCCTCAATTTGTTCCCATGGGGGTGGCTGATGCAGTCCTAGAAGTGGCTAAGCTCGAGTTCTTCTACGACCAAGCCCCCGAGGGAATGAAGAGCCTAGGGACATCTTACTCGACTACATCGATTGGTATTGGGAATTATATAAGTAGTTTCTTGTTATCGACTGTTGCGCGCCTCACTGCAGAGCATGGACACAAAGGGTGGATTTTGAATAACCTTAATGCTTCTCATCTTGATTATTACTATGGATTTTTCGTGATACTTAATGTGGTaaatttcttctttttcttgatTGTAGCTAGGTCTTATGTTTATAAGGCTGAGATTTCCAATTCAATGGAAGTTCTTAGAGATGAACTACATCAATAA
- the LOC110788894 gene encoding cyanate hydratase, which produces MASSEYTLSVVEKLREAKKKSNKSYSQIATETGLTNVYVAQLLRRQAQLKPDTAHKLRAALPELTDEHIEHMMSPPFRSYDPDLIQEPAIYRLHEATMHFGESIKEIINEEFGDGIMSAIDFYCSVDKVKGADGKDRVVVTFDGKYLPYTEQKSEHMLSRPRD; this is translated from the exons ATGGCGTCTTCAGAATACACCTTATCAGTGGTAGAGAAACTTCGAGAAGCCAAGAAAAAATCCAATAAATCTTACAGCCAAATCGCTACCGAAACTGGTCTCACCAACGTCTACGTAGCCCAGCTTCTTCGTCGCCAAGCCCAATTGAAGCCCGACACTGCTCACAAGCTCCGGGCTGCCCTACCCGAACTCACCGATGAACATATTGAGCATATGATGAGTCCTCCTTTTCGATCATACGATCCTGATTTGATCCAAGAACCCGCCATTTATCg ATTGCATGAAGCAACCATGCATTTTGGTGAGAGCATTAAAGAAATCATCAACGAGGAGTTTGGTGATGGCAT CATGTCGGCCATAGATTTCTACTGCTCGGTTGATAAGGTCAAAGGTGCAGATGGAAAGGACAGGGTTGTGGTTACTTTTGATGGGAAGTATTTGCCATACACGGAACAG AAGTCTGAGCACATGCTATCAAGACCGAGGGATTGA